The genomic DNA GAACCCCGAGCCAGCGAGAAGCCGATCGAGACTCGGCCTGTCGAAGGGTTCGGTCTCAGAGCGACCCGCGAGCCTGACGGGGAATCTGGACCCACTCCCACGATGACCGACAGATCCCATGCCGCCAGGCCCCGTCGCTCGACGCCTGACGGCTCGGGGAGCGAGAAGTCCCCACCGAGATAGAGAATGCTCTGGTGGAGATGGAGCCCCGCCCGGGACATGTTCCCGCCGGTGAAGGGCGGATACCAGGACGTCGGTGTGCCGCTCGGGACATTGAGCTCGGCCAGAATGTTCCTCACCTGTCCGCTGAATTTCGGGTCGCCACCGGGGGCCCAAATCGTCACGTAGAGCTTCGATCCGGAAAGCAGCAGATCCCACCTGCCGTCCAAGGGGCTCGGATAGGTGGGGTTGGGATCGAAGGCGGTCGCGATGCCGGTTGCGACGTCCAGGGCGCCGATGTTCTTGCGGAGCGCTCCGCCGATCGCGGTGAACGGTCCATCGACGAACAGCGTGGTTCCGTCGGTGGTCATGGCGTGCACGTCCGTAGGCGACTGCGCATCCCACCCTGCGTCTGCGGCACCCGTCGTGGCGTTGAGCTTCGCGATCCCGGTGCGCGCCAAACCTCCCACGCTGGTGAAGCTGCCGCAAACGAACACTGCGCCGCCCACGGGCAGGATGCGCCGGACTTGAGCATTCGCTCCGGGGTTCCACGTGGTCGCCGCACCCGTCGTCGTGCTGAGGGCGGCAGCATTCAGCCGACTCGCCCCTGAGATCGTCGTAAACTGGCCCGCCACGTACAACGTGCCTCCCGACAAGGTCAGACCCTGGACGGGGCCGTCGGGGTTCGGGGCCCAGGAGGTCGCCAGGCCGGTCGCCGCGGAAAGTGCTGCGAGGTTGTTGCGCGCCTGGCCGCCGATGCTCGAGAAAGAGCCACCGACCCAGACCGTGGTGCCGTCCGTCACGATGCTGTGAATCGGTCCGTTGGGATTCGGGTCCCACGTCGTGACCGCTCCCGTCGATGCATCGAACGCAGCCAGCGCGTTGCGCGCCTTGCCACCCACGCTGTTGAAGGCCCCGCCCACCGTGATGCCCGAGGCCGAAGGAACGATGGCGAGCACTTCGCGGCCCGCCCCGGGATTCCAAGCGGTAGGAGCGCCGGTGGTTCCATCGATCGCCGCGAGCCGAACTCGTGTTTGACCGCCGATGTGGGTGAAGACTCCCCCTGCGTACAC from Candidatus Eisenbacteria bacterium includes the following:
- a CDS encoding T9SS type A sorting domain-containing protein, with translation MRLPRVLLMACALTALSSPANAQLLLDYIPVPNGTAPVDAIARSGNTVYVGGSRDFLDQPPFDYLGPITGSCQRIDAGGNLMPGFPEVIGSVSAVAPDGAGGWFVGGSFSKIGGFTATGLAHVRSDLTVDPAWLPTLYNVGISAIAVSGSTVFVGGHFDASPGVPREDLAALDAVTGACLPFHAGGISGSVRALVVSGSTLYVGGIFGLMGGQPRQNLAALDATTGSALAWTANANAPVWSLVLDGSRLYVSGDFTGLGGFVRNYIGSVNAATGVVDGWNPNADLQVRAMAIDGGTLYVGGRFSSIGGQARTRLAALSTTTGLASAWNPGADGEVGELAVLGGLVYAGGVFTHIGGQTRVRLAAIDGTTGAPTAWNPGAGREVLAIVPSASGITVGGAFNSVGGKARNALAAFDASTGAVTTWDPNPNGPIHSIVTDGTTVWVGGSFSSIGGQARNNLAALSAATGLATSWAPNPDGPVQGLTLSGGTLYVAGQFTTISGASRLNAAALSTTTGAATTWNPGANAQVRRILPVGGAVFVCGSFTSVGGLARTGIAKLNATTGAADAGWDAQSPTDVHAMTTDGTTLFVDGPFTAIGGALRKNIGALDVATGIATAFDPNPTYPSPLDGRWDLLLSGSKLYVTIWAPGGDPKFSGQVRNILAELNVPSGTPTSWYPPFTGGNMSRAGLHLHQSILYLGGDFSLPEPSGVERRGLAAWDLSVIVGVGPDSPSGSRVALRPNPSTGRVSIGFSLARGSRVRVDVVDLQGRAVARPADQWMAGGGHEVAWDGSTPQGRAKPGIYFVRVTTEDGVTTRRLAILNH